A stretch of the Comamonas testosteroni TK102 genome encodes the following:
- the rpsJ gene encoding 30S ribosomal protein S10, whose translation MSKQKIRIRLKAFDYKLIDQSAAEIVDTAKRTGAIVKGPVPLPTRMKRFDILRSPHVNKTSRDQFEIRTHQRLMDIVDPTDKTVDALMKLDLPAGVDVEIKLQ comes from the coding sequence ATGTCTAAGCAAAAAATCCGCATCCGTCTGAAGGCTTTCGATTACAAGCTGATCGACCAGTCTGCAGCCGAAATCGTTGATACCGCCAAGCGCACCGGTGCCATCGTCAAGGGTCCCGTGCCCCTGCCGACACGCATGAAGCGCTTCGACATCCTGCGTTCGCCTCACGTCAACAAGACCAGCCGCGACCAGTTCGAAATCCGTACGCACCAGCGTCTGATGGACATCGTGGATCCGACTGACAAGACTGTTGACGCTCTGATGAAGCTGGACCTGCCCGCAGGTGT